Proteins encoded by one window of Aliivibrio wodanis:
- a CDS encoding proton glutamate symport protein, whose translation MKKSLSSRIFVGLFAGLLIGTAIQYMFNGIAFFDSFLLGTAEGVGGMFVSLIKLLVVPLVYVSIVCGIVELKDIASFGRLGGKTFALYLINTIIAITAALTVGMIFAPGADANLMGTIAAGSVELKATETPDIFSLITNIVPSNPVEAFASGDMLQIIFMAILTGLAIQALDHRGGPAIKTFKVANEIMMKLISLVMSLAPYGVFALMIQLGATLNANTLMSVAGYVALVISMLTFWIFIFYPLMVSITTGISPKIFLRAVREQILFSLSTASSNATIPVTMRTLTDKLNVSKSVAGFGVPLGATMNMSGVSIYIALAAIFVANAFGQPIDSADLFTLGFTILLLSIGAGGVPGGGVVMVGVILHQLGLPPEGLAIVAAVDRINDMFCTSSNVVGDTAVNTIVAKSEGAIEVAKEDETFTEKANS comes from the coding sequence ATGAAAAAGTCACTTTCAAGCAGAATATTTGTAGGTCTGTTCGCAGGTCTATTAATTGGTACAGCGATACAATATATGTTTAATGGCATCGCTTTCTTTGATTCATTTCTATTAGGAACCGCTGAAGGCGTTGGTGGGATGTTTGTCTCATTGATCAAACTGCTAGTTGTTCCTTTGGTCTATGTTTCAATTGTCTGCGGTATTGTTGAATTAAAAGATATTGCTTCATTTGGTCGTCTTGGTGGTAAAACTTTTGCTTTATACCTTATTAACACCATCATCGCGATTACAGCAGCACTTACTGTGGGTATGATTTTTGCCCCAGGTGCAGATGCTAATCTAATGGGAACGATTGCTGCAGGTTCTGTTGAATTAAAAGCAACAGAGACTCCTGATATCTTCTCACTGATTACGAATATTGTACCTAGCAACCCTGTTGAAGCATTTGCAAGTGGTGATATGCTACAAATCATCTTTATGGCGATTCTAACTGGTCTTGCTATTCAAGCCTTGGATCACCGTGGCGGTCCTGCAATTAAAACATTTAAAGTTGCTAACGAAATCATGATGAAGCTTATCAGCTTAGTGATGAGCCTTGCTCCCTATGGTGTATTTGCACTTATGATCCAACTAGGTGCGACATTAAATGCTAATACTTTAATGTCTGTTGCGGGTTATGTTGCTCTTGTTATCTCAATGCTGACTTTCTGGATTTTCATTTTCTATCCATTAATGGTGAGCATTACGACAGGAATTTCTCCAAAAATATTTTTACGTGCGGTACGTGAGCAGATCTTGTTCTCTCTATCAACAGCAAGTTCAAATGCAACAATTCCAGTAACTATGCGTACGCTAACAGATAAGTTAAATGTATCTAAATCTGTAGCAGGCTTTGGGGTTCCGCTAGGTGCAACCATGAACATGTCTGGTGTATCTATCTATATTGCACTTGCCGCTATCTTTGTTGCTAACGCATTTGGTCAACCTATCGATTCTGCAGATTTATTTACTCTAGGGTTTACTATTCTACTACTTTCAATCGGTGCCGGTGGTGTTCCTGGTGGTGGTGTTGTTATGGTCGGTGTTATCTTGCACCAATTAGGTCTTCCACCTGAAGGTCTTGCTATTGTTGCTGCCGTTGACCGTATTAATGATATGTTCTGTACGTCTTCTAACGTAGTTGGTGATACAGCAGTAAATACTATCGTTGCCAAGTCTGAAGGTGCTATTGAAGTAGCAAAAGAAGATGAGACATTTACAGAAAAAGCTAATAGCTAA
- a CDS encoding putative amidohydrolase translates to MYLKKTLVAAAIAANAFTAFSAFAAQQVDLLITDATLLTMNETKQTFDNGVVAIKGNKIVAVGGQSIAKNYTAKTVLDVDGDIVLPGLINTHTHASMTVFRSLADDVPDRLHRYIFPLEKKLVSRDMVRIGANLGNVEMVKGGVTTYADMYYFEDEVAKTVDKIGMRAILGESVIKFPVADAANAEEGIQYALNFIEEYKDHPRITPAFAPHAPYTNTTEILQKVAKLSLELDVPVMIHLAESHREEEKIAKRSNGLSPVQYMDSIGALNKNLIGAHMILVDDKDIELVKQSDMGVAHNMSANIKSAKGVSPALKMYDEGVRIGLGTDGPMSGNTLSIIDEFNQVAKVHKLVNKDRAAMPPIKVIDMATMGAAKALHMEDKIGSIEVGKLADIIVVDTTAPNMMPVYNPYSALVYSANSGNVRHTIVDGKVIMKDRAILTVNEEEIRKEVIEFTKLVRKTVIESGEVVQ, encoded by the coding sequence ATGTATTTAAAAAAGACATTAGTAGCCGCTGCAATTGCAGCAAATGCGTTTACTGCTTTTTCTGCGTTTGCAGCTCAGCAAGTTGATTTGTTGATCACTGATGCAACATTGTTAACAATGAACGAAACTAAACAAACATTCGATAATGGTGTTGTTGCAATTAAAGGTAATAAAATTGTTGCGGTTGGTGGCCAAAGCATCGCAAAAAATTACACGGCAAAAACAGTGCTAGATGTAGATGGAGATATTGTTTTACCTGGTTTAATTAATACACATACGCATGCTTCAATGACGGTTTTCCGCTCACTAGCTGATGATGTACCAGATCGTCTCCATCGTTATATTTTTCCTTTAGAGAAAAAGTTAGTATCACGCGATATGGTTCGTATTGGTGCTAACTTAGGTAACGTAGAGATGGTTAAGGGCGGCGTTACGACTTATGCTGATATGTATTACTTTGAAGATGAAGTCGCTAAAACGGTTGATAAAATTGGTATGCGTGCCATTTTAGGTGAAAGCGTTATCAAATTCCCTGTTGCTGATGCTGCAAATGCAGAAGAGGGCATTCAATATGCCTTAAACTTTATTGAAGAATATAAAGATCATCCCCGTATTACACCTGCGTTTGCTCCTCATGCACCATATACGAATACAACAGAAATTTTGCAAAAAGTGGCTAAACTGTCTTTAGAGCTTGATGTTCCAGTTATGATCCACTTAGCTGAATCTCATCGTGAAGAAGAGAAAATTGCAAAACGTTCAAATGGCTTGTCTCCAGTTCAGTACATGGATAGCATCGGTGCGCTGAACAAGAACTTAATCGGAGCTCATATGATCTTAGTTGATGATAAGGACATCGAATTAGTGAAACAATCTGATATGGGTGTTGCTCATAATATGAGCGCTAATATCAAATCGGCTAAAGGTGTTTCTCCAGCTCTTAAGATGTATGATGAAGGCGTTCGCATCGGGCTAGGTACTGATGGCCCAATGTCTGGTAATACATTAAGTATTATTGATGAGTTTAACCAAGTAGCTAAAGTACATAAATTAGTCAATAAAGACCGTGCTGCAATGCCTCCAATCAAAGTTATTGATATGGCTACAATGGGTGCAGCAAAAGCACTTCATATGGAAGATAAAATCGGTTCAATTGAAGTCGGAAAATTAGCGGATATTATTGTCGTTGATACAACAGCACCAAATATGATGCCTGTTTATAACCCATATTCGGCATTAGTTTACTCAGCAAACTCTGGTAATGTTCGTCATACCATTGTTGATGGTAAAGTGATCATGAAAGATCGTGCTATCTTAACTGTAAATGAAGAAGAGATCCGAAAAGAAGTCATTGAATTTACAAAACTAGTTCGTAAAACGGTTATTGAGAGTGGTGAAGTTGTTCAATAA
- a CDS encoding putative peptidoglycan binding protein — MQLFYPEAVSMLYPNSQRQWNSDKAQKDLENQLALLILADLNSALENRYYLLQQAIGLEYDILATDTLIYLLTYQSLISKKGTSWFFGGRLESHLGEPSPQIITQLHQAFENKELENITQTLPPNSSQYAALYEQLLSYYDPYHVPVDKMPFSRVIKPNEVLSNQNLLLRLQVSGELNQEDVERLSQDVNGIYHSELVDIVKQFQTRHGLASDGIIGPKTIFWLNMSAQERVRIMALNIQRLRLWQDKKNRFVLVNIPSYEMGYWQEDKLLFHSKVIVGKPARKTPLLSSRLDSIVFNPNWKVPIRIMKEDILPKAFNNQDYLLTHNYEVIPTWRSNDVIPLNEIEWDTMTVDNFPYKLRQKSGNSNALGRYKFNIPNRNAIYLHDTPSRSLFKKQHRAYSSGCIRVERASEFAQLLMKESQFSVQDYKNYHQLPKTNTVGLGKRILVYTIYQTAWVDDKNQIQFRNDIYKYDKWSKSRN; from the coding sequence ATGCAGTTATTTTATCCTGAAGCTGTTTCTATGTTATATCCTAATTCTCAACGTCAATGGAACTCAGATAAAGCACAAAAAGATTTAGAGAATCAGCTTGCTCTATTAATACTCGCCGATCTTAACAGCGCGCTTGAAAATCGTTACTATCTACTGCAACAGGCCATTGGCTTAGAGTATGATATTTTAGCAACGGATACGTTAATTTATTTACTGACTTATCAATCGTTAATATCTAAGAAGGGAACTAGTTGGTTTTTTGGTGGACGGCTTGAAAGTCATCTAGGGGAGCCATCACCACAAATAATTACTCAATTACATCAAGCATTCGAAAATAAAGAATTAGAGAACATCACTCAAACGTTACCGCCTAATTCTTCACAATACGCGGCATTATATGAGCAATTATTATCGTATTATGACCCTTATCATGTCCCCGTTGATAAAATGCCTTTTTCTCGCGTAATTAAGCCGAATGAAGTCTTATCTAATCAGAATTTATTATTACGCCTTCAAGTTTCTGGTGAATTAAATCAAGAGGATGTTGAACGTCTTTCTCAAGACGTTAATGGTATTTATCACTCTGAATTAGTTGATATAGTAAAACAATTTCAAACTCGGCATGGCTTAGCCTCTGATGGAATTATTGGACCAAAAACGATATTTTGGTTAAATATGTCAGCACAAGAACGCGTAAGGATTATGGCATTAAATATTCAACGACTACGCTTATGGCAAGATAAAAAAAACCGCTTTGTGTTAGTTAATATACCTTCCTATGAAATGGGGTATTGGCAAGAAGATAAGCTGTTGTTTCATAGTAAAGTGATTGTTGGAAAGCCAGCGAGGAAAACACCATTGCTATCTTCACGACTCGATTCAATCGTATTTAATCCGAATTGGAAAGTACCAATAAGAATCATGAAAGAAGATATTTTGCCAAAAGCTTTTAATAATCAAGATTATCTCTTAACGCATAACTATGAAGTGATCCCTACTTGGCGAAGTAATGATGTGATCCCTCTTAATGAAATTGAATGGGATACGATGACAGTCGATAATTTCCCTTATAAATTAAGACAGAAATCAGGGAATTCAAATGCATTAGGTCGCTATAAGTTTAATATTCCTAATAGAAATGCCATCTACTTACACGATACTCCATCTCGATCGTTATTCAAAAAGCAGCATCGAGCATATAGCTCAGGATGTATTCGAGTAGAAAGAGCTTCTGAATTTGCACAATTATTGATGAAGGAATCTCAATTTTCAGTTCAAGATTATAAAAATTATCATCAATTACCAAAGACTAATACCGTGGGGCTCGGTAAGCGGATATTAGTTTATACAATTTATCAAACTGCTTGGGTTGATGATAAAAATCAGATTCAATTTAGAAATGATATATATAAATATGATAAATGGAGTAAATCCAGAAATTGA
- a CDS encoding putative membrane associated peptidase, whose translation MSEFSPLRRKIFLGGIAAVGLSAFPSFSFASQFKETPRKLALNNLHTGEELHTEYFNGLGYQNDELEKLNHLCRDFRRNESIAMDTGLFDQLSAIQKVIGCDTQVQIISGYRSPATNEMLSAKSGGVAKKSLHMLGRAMDFRLEGVPLDEVRKAALSLKAGGVGYYPGSNFVHIDTGRVRFW comes from the coding sequence ATGTCTGAGTTTAGTCCATTACGTCGTAAGATATTTCTTGGCGGTATTGCTGCTGTTGGTTTAAGTGCCTTCCCATCATTTTCTTTTGCTTCTCAATTTAAAGAGACGCCTCGAAAGCTAGCTTTAAATAATTTACACACAGGTGAAGAGTTACACACTGAATATTTTAATGGCTTAGGCTATCAGAATGATGAACTAGAAAAATTAAATCATTTGTGTCGCGATTTTCGTCGCAATGAAAGCATAGCAATGGATACGGGATTATTTGATCAATTATCAGCGATTCAAAAAGTAATTGGTTGCGATACTCAAGTGCAAATTATCTCGGGTTACCGTTCCCCGGCGACGAATGAAATGCTAAGTGCGAAGTCAGGTGGTGTTGCTAAAAAAAGTTTACATATGTTAGGTCGCGCCATGGATTTTCGTTTAGAAGGCGTACCATTGGATGAAGTAAGAAAAGCGGCGTTATCATTAAAAGCAGGTGGAGTAGGGTATTACCCAGGTAGCAACTTTGTTCATATTGATACTGGTCGAGTGCGTTTCTGGTAA
- the asnS gene encoding asparaginyl-tRNA synthetase — protein MTYAPVTDVLSGKLAVDSEVTVRGWIRSRRDSKAGISFLAIYDGSCFDPIQAVVPNDLNNYNEEVLKLTTGCSVEVTGTIVASPAKGQDFELAATGVKVVGWVEDADTYPMAKTRHSIEYLREVAHLRPRTNVIGSVARVRNCLSQAIHRFYHEQGFFWTSAPLITASDAEGAGEMFRVSTLDHNNLPLDDKGNVDYDKDFFGKETFLTVSGQLNAEAYACALSKVYTFGPTFRAENSNTSRHLAEFWMVEPEVAFADLDDVAKLAEDMLKYVFAAVLEERRDDLEFFASRIDKEAITRLEKFVDADFAQVDYTDAIQILIDSGKKFEFDVEWGIDMSSEHERYLAEEHFKAPVIVKNYPKDIKAFYMRLNDDGKTVAAMDVLAPGIGEIIGGAQREERLDILDERMIAMGIDPEHMGWYRDLRRYGTVPHAGFGLGFERLVSYVTGMGNVRDVIPFPRTPRSANF, from the coding sequence ATGACTTACGCGCCTGTAACAGACGTATTAAGCGGCAAACTAGCGGTTGACAGTGAAGTAACTGTTCGCGGTTGGATCCGTTCACGTCGCGACTCTAAAGCGGGAATTTCATTCCTAGCTATTTATGACGGTTCTTGTTTCGATCCGATTCAGGCCGTAGTTCCTAATGACTTAAATAATTACAATGAAGAAGTCCTAAAACTAACAACAGGTTGTTCTGTTGAAGTCACTGGTACTATCGTTGCATCTCCTGCTAAAGGTCAAGATTTCGAACTTGCAGCAACTGGTGTTAAAGTTGTTGGTTGGGTTGAAGATGCAGATACTTACCCAATGGCAAAAACTCGTCATTCTATTGAGTATCTACGTGAAGTTGCCCACCTTCGCCCACGTACTAACGTGATCGGTTCAGTGGCACGTGTTCGTAACTGCCTATCTCAAGCGATTCACCGTTTCTACCATGAGCAAGGTTTCTTCTGGACTTCAGCTCCGCTTATCACAGCATCTGATGCTGAAGGCGCTGGTGAAATGTTCCGCGTATCAACGCTTGATCATAACAACCTACCTTTAGATGACAAAGGCAACGTTGATTACGACAAAGATTTCTTTGGTAAAGAGACGTTCCTTACTGTATCTGGTCAATTAAATGCGGAAGCTTATGCTTGTGCATTAAGCAAAGTATACACATTCGGCCCAACTTTCCGTGCTGAAAACTCAAATACTAGCCGCCACCTAGCTGAATTTTGGATGGTTGAACCTGAAGTTGCTTTTGCTGATCTAGATGATGTAGCAAAACTGGCTGAAGACATGCTTAAATACGTTTTCGCAGCGGTTCTTGAAGAACGTCGTGATGATCTTGAATTCTTTGCTTCCCGCATTGATAAAGAAGCAATCACTCGTCTTGAGAAATTTGTTGACGCAGATTTCGCACAAGTTGACTACACTGACGCAATCCAAATCCTTATCGATTCTGGTAAGAAATTTGAATTCGACGTTGAGTGGGGCATCGATATGTCTTCTGAGCATGAACGTTACCTTGCTGAAGAGCACTTCAAAGCACCTGTTATCGTTAAGAACTACCCGAAAGACATTAAAGCTTTCTACATGCGCTTAAATGACGATGGTAAAACAGTAGCAGCAATGGACGTACTTGCACCTGGTATTGGTGAGATCATCGGTGGTGCACAACGTGAAGAGCGTTTAGACATCCTTGATGAGCGTATGATTGCTATGGGTATCGACCCTGAGCACATGGGCTGGTACCGCGATTTACGCCGTTACGGTACTGTTCCTCATGCTGGTTTCGGCCTTGGTTTTGAGCGTCTAGTATCTTACGTAACTGGTATGGGCAACGTTCGTGACGTTATCCCGTTCCCACGTACTCCACGCTCAGCTAACTTCTAA
- a CDS encoding 6-pyruvoyl tetrahydrobiopterin synthase gives MTTELYKDFMFEAAHHLPHVPEGHKCGRLHGHSFLVRLYVEGEVDQHTGWVIDFSEIKAAFKPTYDRLDHYYLNDIEGLENPTSEVLAKWIWNEVKPNLPLLSKIEIKETCTAGCTYRGE, from the coding sequence ATGACAACTGAACTATATAAAGACTTCATGTTTGAAGCAGCACACCATTTACCACATGTACCAGAAGGTCATAAATGTGGTCGTCTTCATGGTCACTCTTTTTTAGTTCGTCTATATGTTGAAGGTGAAGTTGATCAACATACTGGTTGGGTTATTGATTTCTCTGAAATTAAAGCGGCATTTAAACCAACGTATGATCGTCTTGATCACTACTACTTAAACGATATTGAAGGGTTAGAAAACCCAACAAGTGAAGTATTAGCTAAATGGATTTGGAACGAAGTAAAACCGAACCTTCCATTACTAAGCAAAATAGAAATTAAAGAAACATGTACTGCAGGTTGTACTTACCGCGGTGAATAA
- a CDS encoding secretion protein, HlyD family encodes MKKRWLFMALLSTSIAGAGYYFSTQAAVQNEALPFVVASLGSVEKKAVAVGHVVPAHSISIKSQIDGIVGEIYHQVGEVVTANTPLIKVRPNPTPAALMLANTDLMQSEATLESAQKKLENLNQLIEQNIIPKNYGEYIQAKSDVKSSKADVQQKRQNLDLIRSGESSVGNSKLNSTIVAPINGTILNLKVEIGEPIISTVSNQEATEMMSIADMSDIIFKGSVSEHDAAQLTVGTPVTVILAPYPDIVMSGELSKVAVQSETLNLTTTNSSQSFDNGFQVEVGQIQFPKNITIRSGFSATAQIILQQSINVITIPERSLQFNGDEPEVWVIDESENGYSPKAVTLGLSDGVMVEVLSGLAEGEEIVDMSMMMGEPNA; translated from the coding sequence ATGAAAAAGCGTTGGCTCTTTATGGCTTTATTATCTACATCTATTGCCGGAGCAGGGTATTATTTTTCAACACAAGCAGCAGTACAAAATGAGGCATTACCGTTTGTGGTTGCTTCTCTTGGCTCTGTTGAGAAGAAAGCAGTAGCTGTAGGTCATGTTGTTCCTGCTCATTCCATTTCAATCAAATCGCAAATAGATGGAATTGTTGGAGAAATATATCATCAAGTTGGTGAAGTCGTTACCGCTAATACACCATTAATTAAAGTTCGACCAAACCCAACGCCAGCTGCATTAATGCTAGCAAATACGGATTTAATGCAAAGTGAAGCAACACTAGAATCAGCGCAGAAAAAGCTAGAGAACCTTAACCAATTAATTGAGCAAAATATTATTCCTAAAAATTATGGAGAATATATTCAAGCTAAATCTGATGTGAAATCTAGCAAGGCAGATGTACAGCAAAAAAGACAAAATCTTGATCTTATCCGTAGTGGAGAGTCTTCTGTTGGTAATTCTAAATTGAACTCAACAATTGTCGCGCCAATTAACGGTACTATACTAAATTTGAAAGTTGAAATTGGTGAGCCCATTATATCTACAGTATCGAATCAAGAAGCGACGGAGATGATGTCGATTGCAGATATGAGCGATATTATTTTTAAAGGCAGTGTTAGTGAGCATGATGCAGCTCAATTAACTGTTGGAACTCCAGTAACCGTTATTTTAGCTCCATATCCAGATATTGTGATGTCAGGAGAATTAAGTAAAGTTGCAGTGCAGTCAGAGACATTAAACTTAACAACCACCAACAGCTCACAAAGCTTTGATAATGGTTTTCAAGTTGAAGTTGGTCAGATCCAATTTCCAAAGAACATCACTATTCGTTCAGGTTTTTCAGCAACGGCTCAAATTATTCTTCAACAATCAATCAATGTAATCACTATCCCAGAGCGTTCATTACAATTTAATGGAGATGAGCCAGAGGTTTGGGTTATTGATGAGAGTGAAAATGGTTATTCACCTAAAGCGGTGACACTCGGTTTATCTGATGGAGTCATGGTAGAAGTACTTTCTGGATTAGCTGAGGGTGAAGAGATTGTTGATATGAGTATGATGATGGGTGAACCAAATGCGTGA
- a CDS encoding outer membrane efflux protein has translation MRDKSSVKNALRLLSFSLMVNSVSTMSYALTIEDAWQATKQYDPTYLQSQLDEKISETEIRSSRSALLPSAEITAGSTWNEGSDNTNNYGIRLNQTIWDSSKWSVLDQSQASLLASQLKVKQSHNELAERLINAYLDLAQSQGDLRLAQQKFDEGTKMLRIIELRYKAGKIQSVELEDMRSNHLDEEAEILASRSRVEDKKASLIGLINMEPTQVDEIKTTNLSPPKLIVNSKQEWLKLASNHSPELLAAKQSIRIAELETEQAKTGYYPTITGSVGYSDSTHSDDELNANLNLSLPLDLNGSTAASVDRAKLKVHRARQDVRAVEIGIKSTISNRYTQLSLNWQRVEMAEKQVASRELVLKSKQAIYKAGMAEASDVIDAHNRLFSSKNTLQSLLYQYWQYRISLLKSVGKLDNETIALISQALQS, from the coding sequence ATGCGTGATAAATCCTCAGTAAAAAATGCTCTTCGCCTTCTTTCTTTTAGTCTTATGGTTAATAGCGTAAGTACGATGAGTTATGCGTTAACTATTGAAGATGCATGGCAAGCGACAAAGCAATATGACCCAACGTATTTACAGTCACAATTAGATGAAAAAATAAGTGAAACTGAAATACGCTCAAGTAGAAGCGCTCTACTTCCGAGTGCAGAGATTACTGCAGGTTCTACTTGGAATGAAGGTAGTGATAATACCAATAATTACGGAATTAGGCTAAATCAAACCATTTGGGATAGCAGCAAATGGTCAGTACTTGATCAATCTCAAGCCTCATTATTAGCTTCTCAATTGAAAGTAAAACAGAGTCATAATGAGTTAGCTGAACGATTAATTAATGCATATCTTGACCTTGCCCAATCTCAAGGTGACCTCCGTTTAGCACAGCAAAAGTTTGATGAAGGCACAAAAATGTTACGTATCATTGAGCTACGTTACAAAGCTGGGAAAATTCAATCTGTTGAGTTGGAGGATATGCGATCTAACCATCTTGATGAAGAAGCAGAGATATTAGCGAGTCGCTCACGAGTTGAAGATAAAAAAGCTAGTTTGATTGGGTTAATCAATATGGAACCTACTCAAGTTGATGAAATTAAGACTACTAACTTATCACCGCCGAAATTGATAGTGAACAGTAAACAAGAGTGGCTGAAATTAGCAAGTAATCATAGCCCTGAATTATTAGCGGCAAAACAAAGTATTCGAATTGCAGAGTTGGAGACAGAGCAGGCTAAAACAGGTTATTACCCTACGATTACAGGGTCTGTGGGATATAGCGACAGTACCCACTCAGATGATGAATTGAATGCAAATTTAAACTTGAGTTTACCTCTTGATTTAAATGGTTCAACAGCAGCCAGTGTTGATCGTGCTAAGTTAAAAGTTCATCGTGCTAGACAAGATGTTCGAGCGGTAGAGATCGGAATAAAAAGTACCATTTCTAACCGATATACTCAGCTCTCGTTGAATTGGCAACGTGTTGAAATGGCAGAGAAACAAGTTGCGTCGAGAGAACTAGTGTTAAAAAGTAAACAAGCGATTTATAAGGCAGGTATGGCTGAAGCATCTGATGTTATTGATGCACATAATCGTTTATTTAGCAGTAAAAATACTTTGCAGTCATTGCTTTATCAATATTGGCAATATCGTATTTCTTTACTTAAGTCTGTTGGTAAATTAGATAATGAAACCATAGCCTTGATTTCACAGGCATTGCAATCATGA
- a CDS encoding ABC transporter, permease protein produces MIALLSQTIQTLLAHRLRSFLAILAIVWGIISVLVLVALGEGFYQTNTKSFALLMSDTQIVFPGQTTKEWKGRPVRRLILPSEVEARQMLHHPAIENISVIYGKWDASVTDNQGRSLPGNVTGIDDQFIELRNVKLNKGSRQINRSDLVNHNRVALVGWQLAEIGSLHIGSSLNINGIPFNVIGITKKNEGGISLNDDASQAMIPSTTFTDLWKSKPNMLLISPVEGVSGWLLRKSILSFFANQQHFDPNDKDAMYMPDFGQEAEFFKKLLRGIQLFLGASGAMTLAVGSLGVANIMFLSVTERTREIGVRLAIGATPNNILGQFLIEGGILVVCGTVIGVMFSYGIVMLLNMIGMPEWLGEPMITLDAIKISLGVTAVFALLAAYFPARRASNLLPVIALSARA; encoded by the coding sequence ATGATAGCTTTATTATCTCAAACGATACAGACCTTATTGGCTCATCGTTTGAGAAGCTTTCTGGCTATCCTCGCAATTGTATGGGGCATTATTTCAGTTTTGGTTTTAGTTGCTCTTGGTGAGGGGTTCTATCAGACAAATACAAAATCTTTTGCCCTATTAATGAGTGATACTCAGATAGTGTTTCCAGGACAAACTACCAAGGAGTGGAAAGGAAGGCCCGTTAGAAGATTGATCTTGCCTTCTGAAGTAGAAGCTCGCCAAATGCTTCATCACCCCGCGATTGAGAATATATCAGTGATATATGGTAAATGGGATGCTAGCGTTACGGATAATCAAGGTCGCTCTTTACCCGGTAATGTTACTGGTATCGATGATCAATTTATTGAATTGCGAAATGTTAAACTAAACAAGGGTTCACGACAAATTAACCGTAGTGATTTGGTTAATCATAACCGTGTTGCCTTGGTTGGTTGGCAGTTAGCAGAGATAGGTTCTTTACATATAGGAAGCTCTTTAAATATTAATGGTATCCCTTTTAACGTTATTGGTATTACAAAGAAAAATGAAGGTGGGATTTCATTAAATGATGATGCTAGTCAAGCAATGATCCCAAGTACAACCTTTACTGATTTATGGAAAAGTAAACCGAATATGTTGCTTATTTCTCCTGTTGAAGGTGTTTCTGGTTGGCTATTAAGAAAGAGTATATTGTCATTTTTTGCTAATCAGCAACATTTTGATCCTAATGATAAAGATGCGATGTATATGCCTGACTTTGGACAAGAAGCTGAATTTTTTAAAAAACTATTAAGGGGTATTCAACTGTTCTTAGGAGCAAGTGGTGCCATGACTCTAGCTGTTGGCTCACTAGGTGTTGCAAATATAATGTTTTTATCAGTAACTGAACGAACTAGAGAAATTGGAGTTCGACTTGCGATAGGTGCAACACCTAATAATATTTTAGGCCAATTTTTAATAGAAGGAGGGATCCTCGTTGTGTGCGGAACCGTCATTGGAGTTATGTTCTCCTATGGCATAGTCATGCTATTAAATATGATTGGTATGCCTGAATGGCTTGGCGAACCAATGATCACACTCGATGCCATTAAAATATCATTAGGAGTAACGGCAGTATTTGCATTGTTAGCCGCGTACTTTCCTGCACGTCGAGCATCGAACTTACTTCCTGTAATTGCCTTAAGTGCGAGGGCTTGA